Proteins co-encoded in one Lacerta agilis isolate rLacAgi1 chromosome 6, rLacAgi1.pri, whole genome shotgun sequence genomic window:
- the LOC117047846 gene encoding ankyrin repeat domain-containing protein 45-like — protein MATASAPALRLAGSAEAKEEAYPRKMESTVEKVDSAKRSQHETLASQEEPATSNPLLRACLSGDTEGVQQIFEDLEDPDHEKANRLLMEKDIVGRGLLYATCMAGQSDVIRTLARYGVDLKDKTARGYTLLHCAAAWGQLETLKTLIELEADIYATTSRGEKARDIACRYEQTECVALGRYSSIYAHSPVTFWFGIFIIAAVILPKFINSALSSSILVTKIGWHPDLQALDTHPYNNALNLVLEAIFSTILSGLVPNCHLVIF, from the exons GCTTATCCCAGGAAAATGGAATCAACAGTGGAGAAAGTGGACTCGGCAAAGAGAAGTCAGCATGAGACCTTGGCGTCTCAAGAGGAACCAGCAACTTCCAATCCTCTCCTGAGAGCTTGTCTATCTGGTGACACAGAGGGAGTACAACAGATTTTTGAGGACCTGGAAGATCCTGATCATGAAAAAGCCAATCGGCTTTTAATGGAAAAGGATATTGTGGGCAGAGGCCTGCTGTATGCAACCTGTATGGCTGGGCAGAGTGACGTCATCCGGACACTGGCAAGATATGGGGTTGATCTGAAGGATAAGACGGCACGAG GTTATACACTCCTCCACTGTGCTGCAGCCTGGGGCCAACTAGAGACTTTGAAAACTCTTATAGAGCTGGAAGCTGACATTTATGCAACCACCTCCCGGGGTGAAAAGGCTAGAGATATTGCCTGCCGATATGAGCAGACAGAATGTGTTGCTTTGGGCAG ATATTCTTCTATATATGCccattctcctgtcactttttgGTTTGGAATATTTATAATAGCTGCTGTTATTCTTCCCAAATTCATAAACTCTGCCTTGTCTTCATCAATCTTGGTCACCAAGATTGGGTGGCATCCTGATCTCCAAGCCTTAGATACCCATCCATACAACAATGCTCTCAATCTTGTACTGGAAGCCATCTTTTCAACTATCCTGTCTGGTCTGGTGCCCAACTGCCACCTAGTGATCTTCTGA